A part of Vespertiliibacter pulmonis genomic DNA contains:
- a CDS encoding metallophosphoesterase, whose protein sequence is METRHYVTLVVSLFALQFLLFSFSRTIGWLFNLSVKKRKRLTLWLYLIANSAMILHVSLIVPMFRPVAFVLTLLLFSFFISFITWLIFNTCKRFIPIKILQNGLRISYPIAFFGLIGLAVYNAYTSKIVHYSIQLDKPLAPLRLGVASDLHLGQLFGGRELEQLASIFKKENVDLILLPGDIMDDNVDAYLAENMRPYLAKLQAPLGVYATLGNHDFLGEEKTIAEEIRRAGIQVLWDQAVTLEGKLTIIGRNDDLNKTRPTAEILLKNVDTKLPVLLMDHRPTDIMIHSQLPIDIQVSGHTHNGQIFPANLITSLIYRLSYGYEKIGVGHYFVTSGYGFWGVPMRLGSQSEVVIIDIKGN, encoded by the coding sequence ATGGAAACTCGCCACTATGTTACTCTAGTTGTTTCGCTATTTGCCTTACAATTTTTATTATTTAGTTTTTCTCGTACCATTGGTTGGCTTTTTAATCTATCGGTGAAAAAACGTAAGCGATTAACTCTTTGGCTTTATCTTATCGCAAATAGTGCAATGATCTTGCACGTTAGCTTGATTGTACCAATGTTTCGTCCTGTGGCATTTGTGCTTACCTTACTGTTGTTTAGTTTTTTTATCAGCTTTATCACTTGGCTCATTTTTAATACTTGCAAGCGGTTTATTCCTATCAAAATTTTGCAAAATGGGCTACGAATTAGTTATCCCATTGCATTTTTTGGGCTGATTGGATTAGCTGTATATAATGCTTACACATCTAAAATTGTTCATTATTCAATTCAATTAGATAAGCCTCTAGCCCCGTTACGTCTTGGTGTAGCAAGTGATCTTCATTTAGGACAACTTTTTGGCGGGAGAGAGCTGGAGCAGCTCGCTTCTATTTTTAAGAAGGAGAATGTTGATCTTATTTTATTACCGGGTGATATTATGGATGATAATGTCGATGCTTATTTAGCAGAAAATATGCGTCCATATTTAGCCAAATTACAAGCCCCATTAGGTGTTTATGCAACCTTAGGTAATCACGATTTTTTAGGCGAAGAAAAAACAATCGCAGAGGAAATTCGCCGAGCGGGTATTCAAGTTTTATGGGATCAAGCGGTTACTTTAGAAGGAAAATTGACGATTATTGGGCGTAATGATGATCTTAATAAAACACGTCCAACGGCTGAAATTCTGTTAAAAAATGTAGATACTAAACTTCCCGTCTTATTAATGGATCATCGCCCAACAGATATTATGATACATAGCCAATTACCGATTGACATTCAAGTCTCAGGGCATACCCACAATGGACAGATTTTTCCTGCAAATTTGATTACATCGCTGATCTACCGATTAAGCTATGGTTATGAAAAAATTGGTGTAGGGCATTATTTTG